The Pseudomonas parafulva genome includes a window with the following:
- a CDS encoding HNH endonuclease → MPAIITENDVSQWDDETGVVYHFPKRYRALLQPDTEVIYYKGRIKDKAFASARLSPEPHYFGMARIAEVCIDKKSDKGDLYALIEGFISFEKAVLAKVEGAYLETIPSNRTSNYWRDGVRGISRSDYYAIIRLADLSATKLTAGEPAFAFDPLAFESANEGDKTNYFGTRYERNKILRLKAIAIHGLSCKACGFNFEKVYGEYAKGFIHVHHLIPISAYGEETAVNPQTDLVTLCANCHAVVHKNRDVTLSMEQLKEMLKR, encoded by the coding sequence ATGCCTGCCATCATTACTGAAAACGATGTTTCGCAATGGGATGATGAAACCGGAGTGGTGTACCACTTCCCCAAGCGCTACAGAGCACTGCTGCAGCCAGACACTGAGGTTATTTACTACAAAGGTCGTATAAAAGATAAAGCGTTTGCATCTGCCCGCCTCAGCCCTGAGCCACATTATTTCGGCATGGCACGCATCGCTGAAGTCTGTATAGATAAGAAGAGCGATAAGGGTGACCTCTACGCGCTGATCGAAGGTTTCATTTCATTTGAAAAAGCTGTCCTAGCGAAGGTCGAAGGAGCGTATCTAGAAACGATACCAAGCAATAGGACCAGTAACTATTGGCGCGATGGTGTGCGAGGTATCTCTAGGAGCGACTATTACGCGATCATCCGCCTTGCTGATCTCTCGGCTACAAAATTGACAGCTGGCGAGCCAGCCTTTGCATTCGACCCACTAGCTTTCGAGTCTGCAAATGAAGGGGACAAGACCAATTATTTCGGAACTCGTTATGAACGCAATAAAATTCTGAGGCTGAAGGCAATTGCTATTCATGGTCTCAGCTGTAAAGCTTGCGGCTTCAATTTTGAAAAAGTCTATGGCGAGTACGCAAAAGGTTTCATCCACGTTCATCACCTTATACCAATCTCCGCATATGGGGAAGAAACAGCAGTCAACCCGCAGACCGACCTCGTCACATTGTGCGCTAACTGCCATGCCGTAGTTCATAAAAATCGTGATGTTACTCTCAGCATGGAACAGCTTAAAGAAATGCTGAAGCGTTAA
- a CDS encoding antibiotic biosynthesis monooxygenase family protein, with translation MIVVLFELQALPGQGETYVDLVNKLTPLLKPMEGFISVECFQSTLNPKKVMSVTTWRDEEAVVQWRNVTAHLSAQRAGRDKIFDDYRVRVTSVIRDYGLRDRDQAPYNEVVDGTRPTACPVA, from the coding sequence ATGATCGTCGTATTGTTCGAGTTGCAAGCACTGCCCGGCCAGGGCGAAACCTACGTAGACCTGGTCAACAAGCTCACCCCCCTGCTCAAGCCCATGGAAGGGTTCATCTCGGTGGAGTGCTTCCAGAGCACCCTGAACCCCAAGAAAGTGATGTCGGTAACCACCTGGCGCGACGAAGAAGCCGTGGTGCAGTGGCGCAACGTCACCGCCCACCTCTCCGCCCAACGCGCCGGCCGCGACAAAATCTTCGACGACTACCGCGTGCGCGTTACCTCGGTGATCCGCGACTACGGCCTGCGCGACCGCGACCAGGCCCCCTACAACGAAGTCGTAGACGGCACCCGCCCAACCGCCTGCCCAGTAGCCTAA
- a CDS encoding glutamine amidotransferase, with translation MKTAIALRHIHFEDVGTLAPVLNEAGYTLTYIDPTVETLHPEQVMQADLLIVLGGPIGAYDEKPYPFLKAELELVRQRVESGKPMLGICLGAQLIARAMNAKVYPMGVKEIGFSPLTLTAEGQQSPLAELGDVPVLHWHGDQFDIPEGAVLLAKTDICAHQAFAVDNRILGLQCHLEADPARIEQWLVGHANEVGQTGLDPIALRSAAAELGERLTQAAARVMRAWLANLK, from the coding sequence ATGAAGACAGCCATCGCACTGCGCCACATCCACTTCGAAGACGTCGGCACCCTGGCCCCCGTCCTGAACGAAGCCGGCTACACCCTGACCTACATCGACCCCACCGTCGAAACCCTTCACCCCGAACAGGTGATGCAGGCCGACCTGCTGATCGTGCTGGGCGGCCCCATCGGCGCCTACGACGAAAAGCCCTACCCCTTCCTCAAGGCCGAACTTGAGCTGGTGCGCCAACGCGTCGAGTCGGGCAAGCCCATGCTGGGCATCTGCCTGGGCGCACAACTGATCGCCCGCGCCATGAACGCCAAGGTCTACCCTATGGGCGTCAAGGAAATTGGCTTCTCGCCCCTTACCCTCACCGCCGAAGGCCAGCAATCGCCGCTCGCCGAACTGGGCGACGTGCCCGTGCTGCACTGGCACGGCGACCAGTTCGACATCCCAGAGGGCGCCGTGCTGCTGGCCAAGACCGACATCTGCGCGCACCAGGCGTTTGCCGTGGACAACCGCATCCTGGGCCTTCAATGCCACCTGGAAGCCGACCCCGCCCGCATCGAGCAGTGGCTGGTAGGCCACGCCAACGAAGTCGGCCAGACCGGCCTGGACCCTATCGCCCTGCGCTCGGCCGCTGCCGAACTGGGCGAGCGCCTGACCCAGGCCGCCGCCCGCGTGATGCGCGCCTGGCTTGCCAACCTGAAGTAA
- a CDS encoding iron-sulfur cluster-binding domain-containing protein: MSTPTSFEAVCEHVSSETAQIKVFGLRVLNASSAFLADLVPGRHVALQATDLSGARQQRLYSITRRLGNDQFELAIKREGRGGVSDQLHATCQPGSRFDVQFAAGDITLASVQACRHVGLLAGGIGITLPIALLRGLHERAQRGLSVPQVSLLLCVPSIADIPFLHELLQLELSCPWFDLQIFVTRETVHGKGHFKAGRPQAQDLQALGNPDSVVICGSHGFAQGMREHLLALFPACPLLIESFTPPAASAPATPDNAQAESPLRLHLQHNDQVLEPAAGKSLLEMLETSGIEVRSLCRAGICGHCRLKVSEGEYSVEPDFCLTDQDKRDGHALACCTFPKAGTIKVDLNPSA, translated from the coding sequence ATGAGTACCCCGACAAGCTTCGAAGCCGTGTGCGAGCACGTCAGCAGCGAGACCGCGCAGATCAAAGTATTCGGCCTGCGCGTGCTCAACGCCTCCAGCGCCTTTCTAGCAGACCTGGTGCCCGGCCGGCACGTGGCGTTGCAGGCAACGGACCTGTCTGGCGCCCGCCAGCAACGGCTGTACTCCATCACCCGCAGGCTCGGCAACGACCAGTTCGAGCTGGCGATCAAGCGCGAAGGGCGCGGCGGGGTCTCGGACCAGCTGCACGCCACCTGCCAACCCGGCTCGCGTTTCGACGTGCAGTTCGCCGCAGGTGACATCACCCTGGCCTCGGTCCAGGCCTGCCGCCACGTCGGCCTGCTGGCCGGCGGCATCGGCATCACCCTGCCCATCGCCCTGCTGCGCGGGCTGCACGAGCGCGCCCAGCGCGGCCTGAGCGTGCCGCAGGTCAGCCTGCTGCTGTGCGTGCCGTCCATTGCCGACATCCCGTTCCTGCACGAACTGCTGCAACTGGAACTGAGCTGCCCCTGGTTCGACCTGCAGATATTCGTCACCCGCGAAACAGTACACGGCAAAGGCCACTTCAAGGCCGGCCGCCCGCAAGCCCAGGACCTCCAAGCACTGGGCAACCCGGACAGCGTGGTGATCTGTGGCAGCCACGGCTTTGCCCAGGGCATGCGCGAGCACTTGCTGGCGCTGTTCCCCGCCTGCCCCCTGCTGATCGAATCATTCACCCCGCCAGCCGCCTCTGCCCCGGCCACGCCAGACAATGCCCAGGCCGAAAGCCCCTTGCGCCTGCACCTTCAGCACAACGACCAGGTGCTGGAGCCCGCCGCAGGCAAGAGCCTGCTGGAGATGCTGGAAACCAGCGGCATCGAAGTGCGCAGCCTGTGCCGCGCCGGCATCTGCGGCCACTGCCGGCTGAAAGTGTCGGAAGGCGAGTACAGCGTCGAACCCGACTTCTGCCTGACCGACCAGGACAAGCGCGACGGCCACGCCCTGGCCTGCTGCACCTTTCCCAAGGCCGGTACGATCAAGGTCGACCTCAACCCCTCGGCGTAA
- a CDS encoding diiron oxygenase: MDVNHSGTDDAVKGMLAKLSTLWKTRAAVNQPQPDYWGLAFDANKNDFSHSLLPFRNHQAWLEAPKDLQSKCMSYAWGIYNLKTIYIECNVVVPACEDIIKTPPQSHNRALLQDVMSQALLDEALHTRMSIMACNYIYDMRQLTPLDFSAFNLVTWREALLANCTAEWERRLTRFGIACASETLITDYLKTMAEDSTIQSVCHEVTRTHAMDEWSHSSVFSFVATDIVNGLTRKERLYLRSIILRTVQMFANNEMGAWARVFDMLGLPNGNEILHDVGDNNEISVYTDSLEALVNRIGLAGNGLESAEQAVEQLRERASA, translated from the coding sequence ATGGATGTTAACCATAGCGGTACCGATGATGCAGTTAAAGGCATGCTGGCCAAACTTTCAACCCTGTGGAAAACCCGCGCTGCTGTAAACCAGCCACAGCCCGATTACTGGGGCCTGGCGTTCGATGCCAACAAGAACGACTTCAGCCATTCACTGCTACCGTTTCGCAACCACCAGGCCTGGCTTGAAGCCCCCAAGGACTTGCAGTCCAAGTGCATGTCCTACGCCTGGGGCATCTATAACCTCAAGACCATTTATATTGAATGCAATGTGGTAGTGCCGGCGTGTGAAGACATTATCAAGACCCCGCCGCAAAGCCATAACCGCGCACTGCTGCAAGATGTGATGTCACAAGCCCTGCTTGATGAAGCCCTGCATACCCGTATGTCGATCATGGCCTGCAATTACATCTATGACATGCGCCAACTTACCCCCCTGGACTTCAGCGCCTTCAACCTGGTGACCTGGCGCGAAGCGCTGCTGGCCAACTGCACCGCCGAATGGGAACGCCGCCTGACCCGCTTCGGCATCGCCTGCGCCAGCGAAACGCTGATCACCGACTACCTCAAGACCATGGCCGAAGACAGCACCATCCAGTCGGTCTGCCACGAAGTCACCCGCACCCACGCCATGGACGAGTGGAGCCACTCCAGCGTGTTCAGCTTCGTCGCCACCGACATCGTCAACGGCCTGACCCGCAAGGAACGCCTGTACCTGCGCTCGATCATCCTGCGCACCGTGCAGATGTTCGCCAACAACGAGATGGGCGCCTGGGCGCGGGTGTTCGACATGCTGGGCTTGCCCAACGGCAACGAGATCCTGCACGACGTGGGCGACAACAACGAGATCAGCGTCTATACCGACTCCCTCGAAGCCCTGGTCAACCGCATCGGCCTGGCCGGCAATGGCCTGGAGAGCGCCGAACAAGCCGTCGAACAGCTGCGCGAGAGGGCTAGCGCATGA